The DNA region ATCAACTGCCTGGCCGACTATCGCGGCGTGAGCCGCGACGACATCGACGCGGCGCTGTACGTGCGCACCGACGCCGACGCGGCGCGGCACCTGTTCCGGGTCGCGGCGGGGCTCGACTCGCTGGTGGTCGGCGAGCCGGAGATCCTGGGGCAGGTGAAGGACGCCTACAAGGTCGCCAGCGAGGCGCGCGGCACCGGCAGCGTCCTCAACCGGCTGTTCCACGGCGCCTTCGCGATCGGCAAGCGCGTGCGCACCGACACCGGCCTGTCCGAGGGGGCCGTGTCGCTGAGCTACGCGGCCCTGACGCTGGCGCGCAAGATCTTCGGCGACCTCGCGTCGCGCCACATGGTGGTGTTCGGCGCGGGCGAGATGTCGCGGCTGTCGGCGCTGCACTTCCACCAGCAGGTGGCCAGCACCACGATCGCCACCCGACGGCAGGATCGCGGTGAGGCGCTCGCCTCCGAGGTCGGCGGACGCGTGATTGCGTGGGACGACCGCCTCGACGCGCTCGCCGAGGCCGACGTGCTGGTGTCGGCGACCGGGTCACCCGACCTCGTGCTCACTGCCGCCGATCTCGCGCGCGTGTTCGCGGCGCGCCGGCGCCGCCCGATGTTCGTGGTCGACCTCGCGGTACCGCGCGACGTCGACCCCGACATCGCCGAGCGCGAGGAAGTGTTCCTCTACAACATCGACCACCTGCGCGGCATCGTGCAGGAGAACCTGGCTCGCCGCCAGGAAGCCGTGGGCAAGGCCGAGCGCCTGGTGAACGACGAGGTCGCCGCCTGGTACAGCTGGCTCCGATCGCGAGCCGCGATTCCGACGGTGGTCGCGCTCCGGACCCGCTTCGAGCGCGTGCGCCAGGCGGAGCTCGAGCGACTGTCGCCCAAGTTCGCCGGCCTCGGGCCGGAGGCGCGCGACCGGGTCGACGAAGTCACGAGACTGATGATCGAGAAGCTCCTGCTGACCCCCACCGAACAGCTCAAGGCGATCGACGACCACGAGACCATGGCCGCGTGCTCGGCGGCGCTGCGGCGCCTGTTCGCGCTCGACGACGAGACGGCGGCCGTCGAGGCCGATCGGGCGGACGCGTCGCGGCAGAAGGCGCGATCGTGACCACGACCTGGCGGATCGGCACGCGCGGCAGCGCGCTCGCGCTGTGGCAGGCCACCACGGTGAAGGCGCGGCTCGAGAGCATGGGTGTCGCGCCGTGCGAGATCGTGGTGATCAAGACCGACGGCGACCGCCTGCAGGACGCGCCGCTCTCCGACGTCGGCGGCAAGCGGCTGTTCGTCAAGGAGATCGAGGACGCCCTGCTGGAGGGCGAGATCGACCTGGCGGTGCACAGCTCGAAGGACATGGCCGTGGTGCTGCCCGGCGGACTGCACATCGCAGGCGTGCTGCCTCGCGCCGACCCGCGCGACGCGGTCGTGCTGCCCGAGACCAGTGGGCTCGTCGACGCGACGCTGGCACAACTGAGCGAGGTGCTCGGCGCGACGCCGCGGATCGGCACGAGCAGCGTGCGGCGGGTGGCGCAGTTGCATCGGCAGTTCCCCGGCGCCGAGTTCCTGCCGGTGCGCGGCAACGTCGACACGCGCCTGCGCAAGCTCGACGGGGGCGACTACGACGCGCTGGTCCTGGCGGCGGCCGGCCTGCAGCGGCTCGAGCGCGGGGCGCGCATCAGCGGGTACCTGCCCGTCGAGGCCTGCATCCCGGCGCCCGGCCAGGGCATCGTGGCGATCGAGTGCCGCGAGGACGCCGAGGAGATCACGCAGACGCTCGTGGCGATGAGCGATCGTGCCGCGGACCTGGCCCTGCGGGCCGAGCGCGCGCTCGTCGCCGCGGTCGGCGGCGGCTGCCAGTTGCCCCTCGGCGCGCACTGTCGCCACACGGCCGACGGTGGCCTCGAGCTGATCGCCTGCGTGACCTCGCTCGAGAGCGAGCACGAGGTGCGGGCCCTCGGCTTCGGCGAGGCCGAGGATCCGGAGGGCCTCGGCGAGCGCGTCGCCGAGCGCCTCCTCGCCGACGGCGCCGGCGCGATCCTCGACGCGGTCCGCGAGTACGACGGGCCCCTGCCGGCGCAGGACTAGCCGCGCGACGAGCTCCCCCGTGGCTGGGGCTGGCGGGTCCCTCGTCACCGACGGCCCCGTCACGTGTCCACGGCGGCCCGGTCCCGTGTCCCGTGCCTCCCTTGTGACTGGTCGCTGTTCCCCTTCTCCCCCGATCAGCGCGTGCGGCAGTACCATCACTCCATGACTCCCGTGTCCATCGTGGGCGCAGGCCCCGGAGATCCCTCGCTCATCTCCATGCGCGGTCTGCGGTGCCTCACGCGCGCCGACGTCGTCGTCCACGATTCCCTCATCGACAAGCGGTTGCTGCGCATGGCGCGGCCCGACGCCGAGTGCATCGACGTCGGCGACGCGGCGCCGGCCGGCGCCGCACAGGAAGCGATCTGCCTGCTGATCGCCGAGAAGGCCCGCGAGGGTCGTTCGGTGGTGCGCCTCAAGTGGGGCGACCCGTTCGTGTTCGACAGCGGCGGCAAGGAGGCGCTGTTCCTGCACGAGCAGGGCATCCGCTTCGAGGTGGTGCCCGGCATCCCGGCGCTGGTCGGCATCCCCGCCTACGCCGGCATCCCGGTGACGTACCCGGGGTCGGGCAACACGCTGACCTTCATCCGCGGTTTCGAGGACGGCGCGGAGGACACGCCCGATCTCGACTGGCACCAGCTCGCCAAGGTGGACGGGACGCTGCTCTGCTACGCGGGCCCGCGGCAGCTCGGTCGCGTCGCCGCCTCGCTGCTGGCGCACGGGCGCCCCGGCGACGACTCGGCCGCGATCGTCTACAACGGCACGACCCCGCAGCAGCGCACCACCGACGGGACGCTGCGCGACCTGGCGCAGCGGCTCGAGACGCACCCGTCGCACGCGCCCGCCGTGCTGGTGGTCGGCCCGTCGGCAGGGCTGCGCGCCCACCTGCGGTGGTTCGACGAGCGGCCGCTGTTCGGCACGCGCATCGTCGTGACCCGGTCGCGGGAGCAGGCGGGCGAGTTCGTGGAGCGGCTGCACGACCTCGGCGCCGAGGTGATCGAGGCCCCGTCCATCCACATCGAGCCGCTCGAGGACTTCGAGGAGATCGACCGCGCCATCGCCACGATCTCGTCGTACCGGTGGCTGGTGTTCACCAGCGCCAACGGCGTCGACCACTTCATGCGGCGCGCCCTGGCGCGCGTCAGGGACATCCGCGACCTCCACGGCCCGCACATCTGCGCCGTCGGGCCGGCGACTGCCGAGCGGCTGCAACGCCTGCACCTGCGCGTCGACGTGATGCCCGAGGAGGACCGCGCCGAGGGCGTCGTGGCGGCGCTCAAGGCGACGGGCAGCCTCGAGGGACTGCGCATGCTGCTGCCGCGGGCCGACATCGCCCGCGAGTCGCTGCCCGACGAATTGCGCAAGGCCGGCGCCGAGGTGGACGACATCGCCGCCTACCACACCGTGCGCGCGACGTGGGGCCAGGAAGGCCAGCCCGACATCTACAAGAAGCTGCTCGAGGGCGACGTCGACATCGTGACGTTCACCAGCGCGTCGAGCGTGCGCCACTTCGTCACCAACCTCGGCGAGGAACAGGCTGCCGACCTGCTGCAGCAGGTGGCGGTCGCCTCGATTGGCCCGGTCACTGCGGAAGCCGCGCAGCAACTCGGTGTCGCCACCAGCATCATGCCGAAGGCGCCCTACACCATCCCGTCGCTGGTGGACGCCATCGTGCAACACGTGCGCGCGTCAAGGTAGGGGCGCGGGGCCGGCGCGGCCCCGCCCTCGACCTGCCGCAATCCGAACTCCTGCCATCCTGCACCTCCGCGATTCCCCATGTCCCTCGATCTCACCCGCCGCCCTCGCCGCCTGCGCCGCACGCCCGGACTCCGCGCCCTCGTGCGCGAGACGCACCTCGAACCGTCGCAGTTCATCTATCCGCTGTTCGCCTGCCCGGGCGAGGGCGTGAACAAGCCGATCGGCTCGATGCCCGGCGTCGCGCAGATGTCGGTGGACGAGATCGTCAGGGAGGTCGGCGCGGCGGCGGGCGATGGCGTGACGTCGGTGCTGCTCTTCGGCCTGCCCGCGCACAAGGACGAGCGCGGGAGCAGCGCGAGCGATCCGCAGGGGCCGGTGCAGCAGGCGGTGCGCGCCATCCGCGCCGCGTACCCGCAGACCGTCATCATCACCGACGTCTGCCTGTGCGAGTACACCTCGCACGGCCACTGCGGCATCGTCACCGACGGCATCGTCGAGAACGACCCGACCGTGGAACTGCTGGTGCAGGAAGCGGTGTCGCACGCCGAGGCCGGCGCCGACATCGTGGCCCCGTCGGACATGATGGATGGCCGCATCGGGGCGATCCGCGAGGGACTCGACGCGGCCGGCCACGTCGACATCGCGATCATGAGCTACGCGGCCAAGTACGCCTCGGCGTTCTACGGCCCCTTCCGCGAGGCGGCCGAGTCGACACCGGCCTTCGGCGATCGCCGCAGCCACCAGATGGATCCCGCCAACGCCGAGGAGGCGCTCCGCCAGGTGGCGCTCGACATCGAGCAGGGCGCCGACATCGTGATGGTGAAGCCGGCGCTGCCCTATCTCGACATCCTGTGGCGCGTGAAGGATGCGTTCGCGCTGCCGACCGCGGCCTACCACGTGAGCGGCGAGTACTCGATGGTCAAGGCGGCCGGCGCCAGGGGCTGGATCGACGAGCCGCGGGCGATGATGGAGTCGCTCATCTCCATCCGCCGTGCCGGCGCCGACGCGATCATCACGTACTACGCGCGCGAGGCGGCGCGCGCCCTCTAGCCCCCGCGGGCGCGCCAGCGGCGTGTTAGGTTAGTCCTGATGCCACGCACGCGCTCCACCGAGAACGACAGGTCGGCCAGGTTGTTCGCACGCGCCAGGCAGGCGATGCCCGGTGGCGTCAACAGCCCTGTCCGGGCCTTCAAGGCCGTGGGCGGCACGCCCCGCTTCATCAGGAGCGGCAAGGGCGCGTACGTCAAGGACGAGGACGGGCGTCGGTACCTCGACTACGTCATGTCGTGGGGACCGCTGATCCACGGCCACGCGCCCAAGGGCCTGCTCACCGCGCTGGCCGATGCCGCCAGGCACGGCACCAGCTTCGGCGCGCCCACCAGGCTCGAGATCGAGATGGCCGAGGCGGTGCGAGCGCGCGTGCCGTCGATGCAGTTGGTGCGCTTCACGAGCTCGGGCACCGAGGCCGCCATGAGCGTGCTCCGGGTCGCGCGCGCGGCGACCGGCCGCGATGCCGTCGTGAAGTTCGCCGGCTGCTATCACGGTCACGCCGACGGCTTCCTCGTGG from Luteitalea sp. TBR-22 includes:
- the hemA gene encoding glutamyl-tRNA reductase yields the protein MHLVLVGLSHHTAPLEVRERIGISRSMVPAALDRLANDGCDDAVLLSTCNRTEVYAVAADPVAMGDRVINCLADYRGVSRDDIDAALYVRTDADAARHLFRVAAGLDSLVVGEPEILGQVKDAYKVASEARGTGSVLNRLFHGAFAIGKRVRTDTGLSEGAVSLSYAALTLARKIFGDLASRHMVVFGAGEMSRLSALHFHQQVASTTIATRRQDRGEALASEVGGRVIAWDDRLDALAEADVLVSATGSPDLVLTAADLARVFAARRRRPMFVVDLAVPRDVDPDIAEREEVFLYNIDHLRGIVQENLARRQEAVGKAERLVNDEVAAWYSWLRSRAAIPTVVALRTRFERVRQAELERLSPKFAGLGPEARDRVDEVTRLMIEKLLLTPTEQLKAIDDHETMAACSAALRRLFALDDETAAVEADRADASRQKARS
- the hemC gene encoding hydroxymethylbilane synthase, with protein sequence MTTTWRIGTRGSALALWQATTVKARLESMGVAPCEIVVIKTDGDRLQDAPLSDVGGKRLFVKEIEDALLEGEIDLAVHSSKDMAVVLPGGLHIAGVLPRADPRDAVVLPETSGLVDATLAQLSEVLGATPRIGTSSVRRVAQLHRQFPGAEFLPVRGNVDTRLRKLDGGDYDALVLAAAGLQRLERGARISGYLPVEACIPAPGQGIVAIECREDAEEITQTLVAMSDRAADLALRAERALVAAVGGGCQLPLGAHCRHTADGGLELIACVTSLESEHEVRALGFGEAEDPEGLGERVAERLLADGAGAILDAVREYDGPLPAQD
- the cobA gene encoding uroporphyrinogen-III C-methyltransferase is translated as MTPVSIVGAGPGDPSLISMRGLRCLTRADVVVHDSLIDKRLLRMARPDAECIDVGDAAPAGAAQEAICLLIAEKAREGRSVVRLKWGDPFVFDSGGKEALFLHEQGIRFEVVPGIPALVGIPAYAGIPVTYPGSGNTLTFIRGFEDGAEDTPDLDWHQLAKVDGTLLCYAGPRQLGRVAASLLAHGRPGDDSAAIVYNGTTPQQRTTDGTLRDLAQRLETHPSHAPAVLVVGPSAGLRAHLRWFDERPLFGTRIVVTRSREQAGEFVERLHDLGAEVIEAPSIHIEPLEDFEEIDRAIATISSYRWLVFTSANGVDHFMRRALARVRDIRDLHGPHICAVGPATAERLQRLHLRVDVMPEEDRAEGVVAALKATGSLEGLRMLLPRADIARESLPDELRKAGAEVDDIAAYHTVRATWGQEGQPDIYKKLLEGDVDIVTFTSASSVRHFVTNLGEEQAADLLQQVAVASIGPVTAEAAQQLGVATSIMPKAPYTIPSLVDAIVQHVRASR
- the hemB gene encoding porphobilinogen synthase, with the translated sequence MSLDLTRRPRRLRRTPGLRALVRETHLEPSQFIYPLFACPGEGVNKPIGSMPGVAQMSVDEIVREVGAAAGDGVTSVLLFGLPAHKDERGSSASDPQGPVQQAVRAIRAAYPQTVIITDVCLCEYTSHGHCGIVTDGIVENDPTVELLVQEAVSHAEAGADIVAPSDMMDGRIGAIREGLDAAGHVDIAIMSYAAKYASAFYGPFREAAESTPAFGDRRSHQMDPANAEEALRQVALDIEQGADIVMVKPALPYLDILWRVKDAFALPTAAYHVSGEYSMVKAAGARGWIDEPRAMMESLISIRRAGADAIITYYAREAARAL